The following proteins are co-located in the Acanthochromis polyacanthus isolate Apoly-LR-REF ecotype Palm Island chromosome 7, KAUST_Apoly_ChrSc, whole genome shotgun sequence genome:
- the LOC127534802 gene encoding putative uncharacterized protein BRD3OS, with amino-acid sequence MSDCDPAAVEEPIPGPAGPPGPGRPPLAEKALSDPFARLRFRDTSLLIWQQQQQQAALPSTYLSRSQSAWYSSYGNQAVLVRDKRGLEDAEGRSRICSIM; translated from the coding sequence ATGTCTGACTGTGACCCGGCTGCTGTAGAGGAACCTATTCCTGGTCCTGCCGGTCCTCCTGGTCCGGGTCGTCCCCCCCTGGCAGAGAAGGCCCTGTCGGATCCGTTCGCCCGGCTGCGGTTCCGGGACACGTCTCTGCTCatctggcagcagcagcagcagcaggcggcGCTTCCCTCCACCTACCTGAGCCGCAGCCAGTCGGCCTGGTACAGCAGCTACGGCAACCAGGCCGTCCTGGTCCGGGACAAGAGGGGCCTGGAGGACGCAGAGGGCCGGTCCAGGATCTGCAGCATTATGTAG
- the LOC110965401 gene encoding inactive phospholipid phosphatase 7-like, translated as MPSNQARCRARDRNNVLNRPEFLSLNQPPRREQAGETRGVAGPRRSMTRQPSQQDDTGGRSRDSSEGPAPDGAPPPSRYPEQDCMQLNPTFRGIAMSSLLAIDISLSKRLGVCVGARGGGAPLHSMVTLLALTGHALTWICGTLICLWRSNTLAGQEVLVNLLLALLLDLMTVAGMQKLVKRRGPWDFPPGFLDYVAMDTYSFPAAHASRAAMVSKFLLNHLVLAVPLRILLYLWAFLVGVSRVLLGKHHLSDVGCGFALGFLHFSLVESVWLDSATCQTLISIGTLRWTPLV; from the exons ATGCCCAGCAACCAGGCCCGGTGCCGGGCCAGAGACCGCAACAACGTTCTGAACCGGCCCGAGTTCCTGTCCCTGaaccagcccccccgcagggaGCAGGCCGGGGAGACCCGAGGGGTCGCCGGTCCCAGAAGATCCATGACCAGACAGCCGAGTCAGCAGGACGACACCGGGGGGAG GTCCCGTGACTCGTCTGAGGGGCCGGCCCCTGACGGAGCCCCGCCCCCATCCCGCTACCCGGAGCAGGACTGTATGCAGCTCAACCCCACGTTTCGAGGCATCGCCATGAGCTCTCTCCTGGCCATCGACATCAGCCTGTCTAAGCGTCTGGGCGTGTGCGTTGGGGCCCGGGGGGGCGGGGCCCCGCTGCACTCCATGGTCACCTTGCTGGCCCTCACAGGCCACGCCCTCACCTGGATCTGTGGGACCCTCATCTGCCTCTGGAGGAGTAACACGCTGGCTGGACAGGAAGTCCTGGTCAACCTGCTGCTGG cgcTGCTCCTGGACCTGATGACGGTTGCTGGGATGCAGAAGTTGGTGAAACGTCGAGGACCGTGGGACTTCCCTCCGGGGTTTCTGGACTACGTTGCCATGGATACGTATTCTTTCCCGGCAGCCCACGCCAGCCGAGCCGCCATGGTGTCCAAGTTCCTGCTGAACCACCTGGTCCTGGCG GTGCCCCTCCGGATCCTGCTCTACCTGTGGGCCTTCCTGGTGGGCGTGTCCCGGGTGCTGCTGGGGAAGCATCACCTGTCGGACGTAGGCTGCGGCTTCGCTCTGGGCTTCCTGCATTTCAGCCTGGTGGAGTCGGTCTGGTTGGACTCGGCCACCTGCCAGACCCTCATCTCCATCGGCACGCTGCGCTGGACGCCACTGGTGTAG